The Rickettsia endosymbiont of Gonocerus acuteangulatus nucleotide sequence AGCAAATCCTAATGAAGTTGATAAGAATGGTTGTTCTCTTTTATATATCGCATGTGATAAAAATTTTCCAGAAATAGCCAATTTATTATTAAAGAAAGGAGTTAATCCTAACATCTCAGATAACTCCAATCGTACGCCCTTAATGGAGGCATGCTTTAATAACTCTTTAGAATTAGTAGACGCATTACTTACTAAAGGAGCAAATTCTAATACTGTGAGTAAAGATAAACTGACACCATTAGTTATAGCTTGTTCTAAAAATTCTGAAAAAATAACAAGCAGTTTATTAGAGAATAATGCCAACCCTAATGTAATAGGACCAAAAGGTATCATTCCATTAATTATAGCCTGTTCTAAAAATTCTGAAGGAATAGTGTCACATTTATTGAAAAAAAATGCTAATCCTAATATAGAAGATCGTAACGGAGTTATGCCTTTGTTTGTTGCTTATAAAAACCGTTCAGTAAGAATAATGGAACTTTTGTTAGAAAAAGAAGCAAATTCTAATGTTATAAATAGAAAAACAGGTACTACCCTTTTGTATAGTGTGTATAATGATAATAATTTAAAAATATTTCGGCTTTTAATAAATCATAGAGCTAACCCTAATTTGTCTAATATTGATGGTACTACTACTTTAATGGCTGCATGCGAAAAAGGGGATTTAGAAACAGCTATACTACTATTAAAGTATGGAGCTGATATAAATAAATCTAATGTAAAGGGTGACACTCCAATACGTTTAGCTTGCAAAAATGGTAATCTGGAGTTAGTAAAAATGCTTGTAGAAAATGGTGCTAATTTAGAGATATAGCATAAGTCATTAAGGTACTGACAGAGCGAGAGTATCATGTTATAGTAAGCAAATATTAACAAGCATGTAAAGAGATATGGCACGAGCATATGCAATAGAACTAAGACTAAGAGTTATAAAAGCTGTAGAAGCAGGGATACGAATAAGTAAGGTAAGTAAATTATTTAATGTAAGTCGTGATACTATATATAAATGGAAAAAATTAAAAGATAAGCAAGGTACTTTAGAAGCAGCAACTGGTTATCAGAAAGGACATAGTCATAAGATAAAAGATTCAGAATCTTTTAAAGAATTTTTTAAAGCTAATATGAATAAAACATCAAAGGAGTTAGCAAAGCAATGGGGTAATATTGCATCTGTAACTATTTTAAGACAAATCAGAAAACTTGGCTATAGCTATAAACAAAACTCATTTTCATCCGAAAAGAGATATTAAATTAAGAAATGAATTTATAGCAAAGATACAAACCATCACAAAAGACAAATTAGTATATCTTGATGAATCTGGAATAGAGGATAATGCTTGCAAAGAGTATGGATGGAGCATTATAGGACAAAGGTGTTATGGAGAAAAGGTGTATCAACATAAATTTAGAATAAGTATGATAGCTGGTCTTTGTAATGGTAATCTTATTGCTCCTGTAATATTTGAAGGTAATTGTAATACAGAGGTCTTTAAAACTTATATTAGGGATGTATTAATTACAGAATTACAACCTGGGCAAACCGTTATTATGGATAACATTAATTTTCATAAAAATTCTAAAGTTAAAGAGTTAATTGAATCCGTTGGTTGTACCATATTGTATTTACCAACTTACTCTCCTGATTTAAATCCTATAGAGCATTACTGGTTTAAGATAAAAAATGAAATTAGGAAAGTTGTAGGAGATTTTGAAACATTTTATGATGCTGTTTTTAATACTATTAAATTGTCAGTATCTTAATGATTTATGCTATACAAGGTCGTGGGCTTAATCCTATATCTATTGCTGACCAGTATGGTCATACAAAAGTAAAAGCGTTTTTAGAAACAGAAATTAATACTCAAAGAATATTAAATAAACTTGATAAAAATAATCCATCATATAATCCGCCTCCACCAAAGCCGCCGCGTTTACCTAAATTAGAAAGCTTAAATAAAAGAGCTTGGGTATTATCAGCAGATATTAATTCAAATATAAACCATCCTAAGCATGATTTTTTTAACTCAAATCGTGGAGCTGAAAATAAATTATTAAAAGAGATAATAAATTCAGCAATAGAAACAATAGATAAAATAAGCCCGATTAATAATGAAATACGCAGAGAAATAAAAAATATTTTATCAGAAGAATTACAAAAAATACCTATTAATAATTTAATAGTTAATAAGAAAGGAATAATAAACTTTATTACTGAAGAGCTAAAATTAAATAATCAAGAAAACAATAATAATATAGGATACCAAACCTCTCAACAAAATTTAAGAGATATTGGTAGTCGGGTATTAAATAGATATGTTTACAGACCGCAAACACAAACAACAAATAGCAGTGCTCATAAAAGGCAAGGTTTTGTGAAACCTAATAATAATTATCAAGGAAGAGGCTAGATTTAAAGAAAAAATTATTATCCCAACAAGTTAATATAATCTTCATACTCTTCAAAACTTTCCGGCGTCAGTTGTTCGGTTGTATTATATTCATGAATTTTATTTTTCAAAAATCTTTTTACTAGTTTGTTATCAAAATAAGAATTACATTCTATAAATTCGTAAAATTGACCTAGCTTATTTATATAAGTTGATACATCATATTTAATACAAGATATATTTAGAGTTTTTAGCTTTAACTTTCCAAATTCTATTATTTGTTCATATAATGCATTATCATTTTTGTATGTTAAAATTAAGCTTCTTTGCTGAGTTTGGTATATGTTAAATGCTACTTCCGCTATACTAAAATCTTCCTCATAAAATGCCACTTCAAGATCGATAAAATTTCTTAGCTCTTCACTTCCTGTACTTACTAAACTCACCCACACTATTGCGTTTTACGCTTATATCAGGGTTATAAGGTGAAAGTATTTTTATCCCTTCTAAATTATGCTGAGTGGCAAGCAATTCAACAAGACTATTGCCGTTTTCGTCTTCAGCATTAGGGTTTCCGCCTGCTTCAAGCCAAGCTTTGAATGCTGACATATTATTTTGTTTAATTGCTTCAAAAGGGGTAGGTATAATTTTATTAGGCATTTATTTTATAAAAATTAATTAAAAGTTAATCTATCAATATACGTAAATTACTAAAAAATCAATTGATTTTTTAGTAGGTAACTTAAATTTTTAATTGATAATTAATTTTATTATGCTTAGTGTTTTTGCTACCAACAATTAAAAATAAGTTAAGATATGAGTAAATTAACAAAACTTACGCTATGTTATAGCAAATATGCTAAAAACCCTTACTACAAAGCTATGTTTTTACAGTGCATCACTTTATAATATCCTTTAATTTATAGGAATTATATCAAACATAGCGTAAGTTTTGTTAACAATAACTAATTCTAATAATGGTTTAAGTCCTATAACCATCAGTGATTCTGAATGCACATTTACATTTGCTCCTTGCTTGAATATAAATAATTCTACAATTATTTATAATAATAGTAATGGTTTAAATCATACAAAAATTTCATATAATAATGGTATTACTGTTGAAACTAGTAGTAATAAAATAAATATTAATGGTTTTGGAGGTTCTATTGAATTTGAGAGTTATAGCGGCTCTGCTACGATTAATGTGGGAGCAGAAGTTGTTATAATTAGTAACAATGGAGACCCTCTATTACTACACTTACTTTGAATGACGAATTTAATTCTAACACTTTAACATTAAATAATCATTGTTTATACCTAGAAAATATTTTTGTTAATACAGATACAATATTTAATAATTTGTGTCCATATATAGCTTAATGCGATAAGTGTCATTGCTAAAATAAAAGGGACCAGTAAATTGCACGAAAAAGGGACCAGAGAAGTTGGTGTGACCTAATAAGGTTAATGTGCAATATTCACTAGATAATTAAGCAAGTAAATATCTAGTGATACAATGATAAGAATAAATATGTATACAACAATTATCACCCTTTATAAACAAGGCAATAGTCAAAGGAATATTGCCAAACTAACAAGAACAGACCGCAAAACAGTACGAAAAATAATAAACCGCTATGTAGAGGCTGGTACAGAATCCCCAGCAATCTATGAACGATCTTCAGTTTTGGATTTTTGGCACGAAAAAATAATTGAGTTATTAGAAAAAAATCTGAGTTACATAAGAATTTTTGAGGAGTTAAAAAATCAAGGTTATACAAGCAGTTATACTTCTTTGACCCGTTATATCAAAAAATATAAAATTAAGGATAACAGTTGCATTCGTTTTCATACTTTAGCAGGAGAGGAAGCACAAGTAGATTTTGGTGACATAGGCTTACAGTATAATTCTAAAGGGCGTAGAGTTAAAGCATATGTATTTAATATGCGTTTAAGCTATAGTCGCCTTGATTATTATGAAGTAGTGTTTGATCAAAGTTGTCAAACATGGATTCAATGTCATATCAATGCATTTAATTATTTTGCTGGTAGTCCAAAAGTAATAAAACTTGATAATCTTAAAGCTGGAGTAGTAGATGCCAATTTTTATGAGCCAGTATATCAGAAGGAATATAAGTGCTTAGCCGATCATTATGGAATTTTACTTTCTCCTTGTCGAGTGTATCAACCGCAAGAAAAAGGCAAAGTTGAGTCGGGAATAAAATACGTTAAAAATAATTTTTTTGCTGGTCGTAAATTTGATAGATATGAAGAATTAACAAATGGTCTTGCAAATTGGTTAAATAAGGCCAATAGCCGAATACATGGTACTACTAAGAGAATACCTAGAGAACTGTTTGAGCAAGAGGAAAGAAGTAGTTTGATTCCTTTACCATTAGAAACTTTTGATTTGTCATCTTGGCATAATCGAAAAGTAGCAAAAGATTGTCATATTACCATAGATAATAATTATTACTCTGTACCAGCAAAATATATATACAGTGAGGTAATGGTACAATTGTCCCCAAAACTTGTTCAAATATTTTCTATACAAAATGATTTAATAGCAAGACACGTTAGAACAGAGGGCAAGGGGATATTTACCACTAATCCGTCTCATTATGCTAAATACAAACGTCTATGCCCAGGTTTTATAGAATATAGTGAACATTATCAACAACAAATGCAGCAGATAGGGAATAATTGCAGTTTATTATTAGAATCATTACAACAAACAAGAGTGAATGATTGGCAACGTTGTGCACGAGGTATCATTTCTTTACGTAAGGTTTACAATGATGACTTAATAGATAAAGCCTGTCATAGAGCACTACATTATGGTATAAGTTCTTACTCTAAAATTAAGAATATTTTAAATAGTAATGCAGTAAACTTACCATTACCAGAGTTTGGAGGTAATAATGCAGAACTTATTTAATGACCTACGAAGCTTTAGATTATCAGGTATAGTCAATAGTTTAAATGAAAGGATTATTTATGCTCAAAATAATAAACTAGGATTTAAAGAATTTCTATCACTATTATGTGAAGATGAAAAATCTAACCGTAAGGATAATAATTACCGTCGCCGTAAAAGTGCTGCTAAATTGCCGGTAACTAAAAATTTAGAAGACTTTGATTTTAATTTCCAACCAAGTGTTGATGCCAAAGTAATAAGTGATTTATCAACTTGTGATTATATTAATACTAAGGGAAATGTAATATTCATAGGTGATTCAGGAACTGGGAAAACTCATCTTGCCATTGGGCTAGCATTAAAAGCTTTAACACGAGAATACTCTGTATATTTTACTACGGTATCGGATATGCTTTATAATTTACATATTGCAAGAGCAGATAATAGTTATCACAAAAAGGTTAAATTACTCCTATCGTTTGATTTATTAATTCTTGATGAGCTCGGGTTTAAGCAATTGCCAAAACATTCAGTAGAAGACTTTTTTAATATTATTGCTAAACGATATGAAAATAAATCTACCATTATTACCACAAACAAGGATTTTGAAAAATGGAATGAAATATTTGCTGATGAAGTATTAACTCATGCAATTATTGATCGAGTGGTACATCATGCTCATATACTAAACATAAAAGGTAAAAGTTATCGTATTAATAACTATAAATCTGGAGGTAATATGGCATAAAAATTTTTAAATATAGTGGTTCCTTTTTCGTGCAATTTACTGGTCCCTTTTTAATTGACAATGACAATAAGGTAGTGATTTTTTAAGAGCATAGTAAACAGCATCAAAAAAGTGCTCAAAATTAGAAATAGTTTTTCTTATTTCATTCTTGATTTTAAACCAGTAATGCTCAATAGGATTTAAGTCAGGAGAGTAAGTTGGTAAAAATAAAATACTGCAACCAACAGATTCAATTAACGTTTTCACTTTTGTACTTTTATGAAAATTAATATTATCCATTACTACTATCTGACCAGCCTTTAATTCCTTGATCAATATCTCTTGTACATAAGTTTCAAAAATGTCCTTATTACATGTCCCATCAAATATTATTGGGGCAATAATATCTTTGACACACAGCCCAGCAATCATACTAATCCGTGATTTATGTTGATAGACCTTTTCACCATAACATCTTTGACCGATAATGCTCCACCCGTGTTCTCTACAGCTATTATCTTCTATCCCAGACTCATCGATAAATACTAAATCTTGTTTATCTATAGTTTTTAGTTTCAATATAAACTCATTCCTTAGACCAATATCCCTTTTGGGATGAAGAAAAGTTTTTTTTATAACTATAACCTAATTTATTAAGCAATCTTGATATCGTACTTGCAGATACTTTTTGACTCCAGTTATTAGCTAGCTCCATGGTGGTTTTATCAAAATTTAATTCTATAAATTTTTTAAATCCCTCTATGTCTCTTATTATTCTACGATGTCCTGTATGATAACCACTTTTTGCTTTGACATCCCCAGTTTGTTTCTTTAATTTTTTCCACTCTATTATAGTCTTCCTACTAATAGAGTATATCTCTGAAGTCTCTTTTATTGTTTTACCATCTGTTAAACTTTTTATTACTCGTATTCTTAAATCGTATGAATATGCCTTTGCCATAAGTTTTTCATTTAGTATAATCCAACTCATACTATAAGTCACTACCTTATCGCATTAAGCTATAGTAAACTGAATTCTATTAATATTGCAAAGGGAAAAAACTTTGAGCAAACCGAAAATGATTTATACATAAATAAGTTAAATTTAGAACCAGCAGCGAAAATAGAATTTACTCATAATAGAAGTAACTATAAATTCATTAATCCATCCCAAAGTAATGATTTAGTAGTTAGGAATTTATATGATATTGCAGAAGATGCCAGCAATATTAATACGATTGAAGAGTATTATGCTAAGAAAACAGGAGATTATGATTTTTGTCATCTTACGGCATTTAAATTTTTAAATTCTGAC carries:
- a CDS encoding ankyrin repeat domain-containing protein, coding for MTYAISFTDIEQFQNHISNIPDLDVKNYITGTVMNLITVTTYKDMKVKDEVADILDNILNNLNPELVNHSILNITPLYVAVHNNKLEITEALLAKGANPNEVDKNGCSLLYIACDKNFPEIANLLLKKGVNPNISDNSNRTPLMEACFNNSLELVDALLTKGANSNTVSKDKLTPLVIACSKNSEKITSSLLENNANPNVIGPKGIIPLIIACSKNSEGIVSHLLKKNANPNIEDRNGVMPLFVAYKNRSVRIMELLLEKEANSNVINRKTGTTLLYSVYNDNNLKIFRLLINHRANPNLSNIDGTTTLMAACEKGDLETAILLLKYGADINKSNVKGDTPIRLACKNGNLELVKMLVENGANLEI
- a CDS encoding IS630 family transposase (programmed frameshift); this translates as MARAYAIELRLRVIKAVEAGIRISKVSKLFNVSRDTIYKWKKLKDKQGTLEAATGYQKGHSHKIKDSESFKEFFKANMNKTSKELAKQWGNIASVTILRQIRKLGYSYKKTHFHPKRDIKLRNEFIAKIQTITKDKLVYLDESGIEDNACKEYGWSIIGQRCYGEKVYQHKFRISMIAGLCNGNLIAPVIFEGNCNTEVFKTYIRDVLITELQPGQTVIMDNINFHKNSKVKELIESVGCTILYLPTYSPDLNPIEHYWFKIKNEIRKVVGDFETFYDAVFNTIKLSVS
- the istA gene encoding IS21 family transposase: MYTTIITLYKQGNSQRNIAKLTRTDRKTVRKIINRYVEAGTESPAIYERSSVLDFWHEKIIELLEKNLSYIRIFEELKNQGYTSSYTSLTRYIKKYKIKDNSCIRFHTLAGEEAQVDFGDIGLQYNSKGRRVKAYVFNMRLSYSRLDYYEVVFDQSCQTWIQCHINAFNYFAGSPKVIKLDNLKAGVVDANFYEPVYQKEYKCLADHYGILLSPCRVYQPQEKGKVESGIKYVKNNFFAGRKFDRYEELTNGLANWLNKANSRIHGTTKRIPRELFEQEERSSLIPLPLETFDLSSWHNRKVAKDCHITIDNNYYSVPAKYIYSEVMVQLSPKLVQIFSIQNDLIARHVRTEGKGIFTTNPSHYAKYKRLCPGFIEYSEHYQQQMQQIGNNCSLLLESLQQTRVNDWQRCARGIISLRKVYNDDLIDKACHRALHYGISSYSKIKNILNSNAVNLPLPEFGGNNAELI
- the istB gene encoding IS21-like element helper ATPase IstB, translated to MQNLFNDLRSFRLSGIVNSLNERIIYAQNNKLGFKEFLSLLCEDEKSNRKDNNYRRRKSAAKLPVTKNLEDFDFNFQPSVDAKVISDLSTCDYINTKGNVIFIGDSGTGKTHLAIGLALKALTREYSVYFTTVSDMLYNLHIARADNSYHKKVKLLLSFDLLILDELGFKQLPKHSVEDFFNIIAKRYENKSTIITTNKDFEKWNEIFADEVLTHAIIDRVVHHAHILNIKGKSYRINNYKSGGNMA
- a CDS encoding IS630 family transposase (programmed frameshift), with amino-acid sequence MAKAYSYDLRIRVIKSLTDGKTIKETSEIYSISRKTIIEWKKLKKQTGDVKAKSGYHTGHRRIIRDIEGFKKFIELNFDKTTMELANNWSQKVSASTISRLLNKLGYSYKKTFLHPKRDIGLRNEFILKLKTIDKQDLVFIDESGIEDNSCREHGWSIIGQRCYGEKVYQHKSRISMIAGLCVKDIIAPIIFDGTCNKDIFETYVQEILIKELKAGQIVVMDNINFHKSTKVKTLIESVGCSILFLPTYSPDLNPIEHYWFKIKNEIRKTISNFEHFFDAVYYALKKSLPYCHCQLKRDQ